A single window of Chitinophaga sp. XS-30 DNA harbors:
- a CDS encoding high-potential iron-sulfur protein translates to MNTRRHFIKNALGLSSLLLGGAFFIGSCGNGEKAAKDTGKSHKPASCSDLSGISEEEIEKRKRLGYVEETPIPDNKCGNCKLYLPPGEGESCGTCSLFKGPVEENGYCTYYAPLS, encoded by the coding sequence ATGAACACGCGCAGACATTTTATCAAAAACGCCCTTGGCCTGAGCAGCCTCTTGCTGGGCGGCGCTTTTTTCATCGGCAGTTGCGGCAATGGCGAAAAGGCCGCGAAGGATACCGGCAAAAGCCACAAACCCGCTTCCTGCAGCGATCTGTCCGGCATTAGCGAGGAAGAGATCGAGAAGCGGAAACGGTTGGGCTATGTGGAAGAAACGCCTATTCCCGACAATAAATGCGGGAACTGCAAACTATACCTGCCTCCGGGCGAAGGGGAAAGCTGCGGCACCTGTTCCCTGTTCAAAGGGCCGGTGGAGGAAAACGGGTATTGCACTTACTATGCACCGCTTTCCTGA
- a CDS encoding PVC-type heme-binding CxxCH protein, with protein MKRCSGLILPAVILVSSGCGNKEKYPGPLAPEEALKSLHIIEGLKMELFAAEPLVMDPVSMEFDEDGNCYVVVMSDYPDKPAPGTEKGHIRVLRDLDGDGKADTAIVFADKLSEGTSILPWKGGLLVTAAPEILYMKDTTGDFVADTREVLFSGFFKDNPETQITNLRFGVDNWIYTNNRGQDGNVTYKDKPGAAPLSVRGADFRFRLDRGLFELETGPGQFGQALDDYGNRFVTENSIHIQQTLIPWRYTHRHPYLPTTRAIKNISDHDPLMFQESATPYWRAERSKRRNAEFQEKKLNRVEYERGHFTGASGGTFYNGDALPASFYGNIFTGEVAGNLVHRDVLSVAHDDVHFTAKRAEAEKDREFIWSKDNWFRPVNFATGPDGYLYVLDYYRQHIETPVSIPDDLKAEMDFYEGSDKGRIYRVMPASSSYRSASPALRKMSGDSLVQLFAHPNQWYAQQAHRLLVERQDRSVIPALQKMQLDNTDPRARLHALYVLEALEALDAGIVKNALADSSLHVREHAVMLAERYPQLLPELLPMVKDSPAKLTMQVVLSLGQFSNNQVTHAFVQALGRYGNDKMMQMAVLSSNAGSSPGLLDALLKSNTDTSKLHDGFIHDLSYIIGARNDKGQVKPFFSLLKHPGMQTGKRLTAALKGFTSGMERAEGISAELKAKLKSFKSELKNVSAETAADLEKIIGE; from the coding sequence ATGAAACGCTGTTCTGGTCTCATTTTACCGGCAGTCATACTGGTATCTTCCGGTTGCGGGAATAAGGAAAAATATCCGGGGCCGCTGGCGCCGGAAGAGGCATTAAAAAGCTTGCACATCATTGAAGGATTGAAAATGGAACTGTTTGCCGCGGAGCCGCTGGTGATGGACCCGGTATCCATGGAGTTTGACGAGGACGGGAATTGTTATGTGGTCGTAATGTCCGACTACCCCGACAAGCCGGCGCCCGGCACGGAGAAGGGCCATATCCGCGTACTGCGCGACCTTGATGGCGATGGCAAAGCGGATACAGCTATTGTTTTTGCAGACAAATTATCGGAAGGCACCAGCATACTTCCCTGGAAAGGCGGGCTGCTGGTAACGGCCGCGCCGGAGATATTGTATATGAAGGATACCACGGGAGATTTTGTGGCCGATACCCGGGAAGTGCTGTTCAGCGGCTTCTTCAAGGACAATCCGGAAACACAGATCACCAATCTGCGCTTTGGCGTGGATAACTGGATCTATACCAATAACCGGGGACAGGACGGTAACGTAACCTACAAAGATAAACCAGGTGCCGCTCCCCTCTCCGTTCGCGGTGCGGATTTCCGGTTCCGGCTGGACCGCGGGCTGTTTGAACTGGAAACGGGGCCCGGGCAGTTCGGCCAGGCGCTGGACGACTACGGCAACCGCTTTGTGACGGAAAACTCCATCCACATTCAGCAAACGCTGATCCCCTGGCGATACACGCACCGGCACCCCTATCTTCCCACCACACGCGCCATCAAGAATATCTCCGACCATGATCCGCTGATGTTCCAGGAATCCGCCACGCCTTACTGGAGAGCGGAAAGATCAAAAAGAAGGAACGCGGAGTTCCAGGAGAAGAAACTTAACCGGGTGGAATATGAAAGAGGGCATTTTACCGGCGCTTCCGGCGGCACTTTTTATAACGGCGACGCCTTGCCGGCTTCTTTCTACGGGAATATTTTCACCGGCGAAGTGGCGGGGAACCTCGTTCACCGGGATGTGCTGTCCGTGGCCCATGACGATGTGCATTTTACGGCCAAACGCGCGGAAGCGGAAAAAGACCGGGAATTCATCTGGTCGAAAGACAACTGGTTCCGCCCGGTGAATTTCGCCACGGGGCCTGATGGCTACCTGTATGTGCTTGATTATTACCGCCAGCATATTGAAACACCTGTTTCCATTCCGGATGACCTGAAAGCGGAAATGGATTTTTATGAGGGTTCCGACAAAGGCCGCATCTACCGGGTGATGCCCGCGAGCAGCAGCTACAGGAGCGCGTCACCTGCACTGCGCAAAATGTCCGGCGACAGCCTTGTACAGCTTTTTGCGCATCCCAATCAATGGTATGCCCAACAGGCACACCGGTTATTGGTGGAACGGCAGGATAGATCCGTTATCCCTGCACTGCAAAAAATGCAGCTGGACAATACAGATCCCCGCGCACGCCTGCATGCCTTGTATGTGCTGGAGGCACTGGAGGCGCTGGATGCCGGCATCGTAAAAAATGCGCTGGCGGACAGTTCGTTGCATGTGCGGGAACACGCCGTCATGCTTGCAGAGCGCTATCCGCAGCTGCTGCCTGAATTATTACCGATGGTGAAGGATAGTCCCGCTAAACTCACCATGCAGGTTGTGCTCAGCCTCGGCCAGTTCAGCAACAACCAGGTGACGCATGCATTTGTGCAGGCGCTCGGGCGTTACGGAAATGATAAAATGATGCAGATGGCGGTACTCAGCTCCAATGCCGGTTCCTCTCCCGGATTGCTGGACGCTCTGCTCAAAAGCAATACCGATACATCAAAACTGCATGACGGTTTCATACATGATCTGTCTTACATCATCGGTGCGAGGAATGACAAAGGGCAGGTGAAGCCGTTCTTTTCTTTGCTCAAACATCCCGGCATGCAGACGGGAAAACGCCTGACTGCCGCGCTGAAAGGATTTACAAGCGGCATGGAGAGAGCGGAGGGTATTTCAGCGGAACTGAAAGCCAAACTGAAATCATTCAAATCGGAATTGAAGAACGTATCCGCGGAAACGGCAGCGGACCTGGAGAAGATCATCGGAGAATAA
- a CDS encoding DegT/DnrJ/EryC1/StrS aminotransferase family protein, with product MGHTSRRKFLRQGSLGAAGFLFASGLANSSFAGTFSGEGRTPAILGGRPVWSDTDWVKWPMWVQSEDEKILIDSVRSGVWSRNKLVDSFEGKWAEVVGAKRCLTVVNGTNALITAIGQLDIGPGDEVITTPYTFIASVQAILANHAMPVFADIDPATYQIDPEKLESKITKRTKAILVVHILGLPADMDRIMAIAQKHNLLVIEDACQAHLAEYGNKKVGSIGKAGCFSFQNSKNLPIGEGGAIVSDDEQFIDKCFAAHNLGYAYGTSTGAVAGDSFMKASKIRLTEYAAAIGLAQLKRLEAQTITRDENARYLSSMLKDIDGVTPIKLYDKVNRGAFHLYSFRYRPESFAGLSRQKFLEALRKEGLPCSGGYKVMHTQEFMKDAFASRIYKSFYTKKMLDFDDYLRRNSCPENEALCKDAVWLTQNVLLGSRRDMEGIAEAIRNISRNADRIKD from the coding sequence ATGGGTCATACTTCAAGAAGGAAGTTTCTCCGGCAGGGTTCATTAGGGGCCGCGGGGTTCTTGTTTGCCTCCGGCCTGGCCAATAGTTCCTTTGCCGGAACATTCTCAGGAGAAGGGCGTACACCGGCCATCCTCGGCGGCCGCCCGGTGTGGTCGGACACCGATTGGGTAAAATGGCCCATGTGGGTGCAGTCGGAAGACGAGAAGATATTGATAGACAGCGTCCGCAGCGGCGTATGGTCACGCAACAAACTGGTAGACAGCTTTGAAGGCAAATGGGCGGAAGTCGTCGGCGCAAAACGCTGCCTGACCGTAGTGAACGGCACCAATGCGCTGATCACGGCCATCGGCCAGCTGGACATCGGTCCCGGCGACGAAGTGATCACCACACCTTATACATTCATCGCATCCGTTCAGGCCATACTCGCCAATCATGCCATGCCGGTGTTTGCGGACATCGATCCGGCTACCTACCAGATCGATCCGGAAAAACTGGAAAGCAAGATCACCAAACGCACAAAGGCCATCCTCGTTGTCCATATCCTCGGTCTTCCTGCGGATATGGACCGCATCATGGCCATCGCGCAAAAGCATAACCTGCTGGTTATTGAAGATGCCTGCCAGGCGCACCTGGCCGAATACGGCAACAAAAAAGTAGGCTCCATCGGCAAAGCCGGCTGCTTCAGTTTCCAGAATTCCAAGAATCTGCCCATCGGGGAAGGCGGGGCGATCGTTTCGGACGATGAACAGTTCATCGACAAATGTTTTGCCGCGCATAACCTCGGATATGCCTACGGTACATCCACAGGCGCCGTGGCCGGGGACAGTTTCATGAAGGCCTCGAAGATCAGGCTGACGGAGTATGCCGCCGCCATCGGCCTCGCACAGCTGAAACGCCTGGAAGCGCAGACCATTACCCGCGATGAGAACGCCCGGTACCTCTCTTCCATGCTGAAAGATATTGATGGTGTGACGCCTATCAAATTGTACGATAAAGTGAACCGGGGCGCCTTCCATCTGTATTCCTTCCGCTACCGGCCGGAAAGCTTTGCCGGCCTCAGCAGGCAGAAGTTCCTCGAAGCCCTGCGAAAGGAAGGCTTGCCCTGCTCCGGCGGCTACAAGGTCATGCATACCCAGGAGTTTATGAAAGACGCCTTCGCATCCAGGATATACAAAAGCTTCTATACAAAGAAAATGCTGGACTTCGATGACTATCTCCGGCGGAACAGCTGTCCGGAGAACGAAGCGCTCTGCAAGGACGCCGTATGGCTCACGCAGAACGTGCTGCTCGGCTCCCGCAGGGATATGGAAGGCATCGCGGAAGCGATCAGGAATATCAGCAGGAATGCTGACAGGATCAAAGATTAA
- a CDS encoding TonB-dependent receptor yields the protein MERKCNYYFAALFIALSCIVLLPARSDAQAQPVVTGRVVETGTNSVMKGVTVSVKNSTRKTYTGDDGRYSINAGPDDVLVFTFISMERVEEKIAGRQVVNVTMVPKEESLGEVVVIGYNTVKRGDLTGAVGQANVKDMAKAPVGSFAEALAGRVAGVQVSSVDGQPGAGVNIIVRGPGSLTQDVSPLYVIDGFPVEDLDPATINPEDIESLTILKDASSTAIYGSRAANGVVLIQTKRGKSGKAAISFGVSTGFQLERKKMELMSPYEYIRYQLERFPTTGEGWRYLAEGKTLEDYRDVEGEDFQDYVFTKGQVNIYNLSVRGGNEQTRYSVSGSLFDQDGIITNTGLKRYTARMSLDHTVSKRIKVGFTAGYSDVTTWGQQISSTPTSSTSSYVMFRTWAYRPIGFPDSDFSLIEEPADEASITPSDFRINPVLDLENQYQYNYNNLFEGLGNVSINILDDLVLKINGGIRKNDYQFDKFFNSKTSKGSPNNPNNADGISGSILHRKASSWSNENTLNYTRTFRQKHTITALALLSFQQNNLDSDGFSSRLLPNESLGIAGLNDGVPYNPVATTSYNTRRSYGGRVDYNFDSRYMVTLTFRADGSSKFAPGNRWGYFPGAAAAWNMHNEKFLSGSGVISTSKLRSSFGVVGNDRVGDFSYISQLVTSTNGYSFNNAAPLLAVYQSNLGNEDLTWERTTSTDIGYELGLFRNRLELMVDLYKRTTDNLLLNAQLPPTTGFGSAFKNIGKIENKGLELTLNARVVESKAFTWESNINITFNRNKVLALTEGQRSLDNAVATDVNYSDNLYTSEIGKPSGMMVGYIWEGNYQYADFDSPAPGVYVLKPEVAANGRPRNTIQPGDIKYRDINGDGNVNADDKTIIGRGQPIHTGGFVNNFRYGGFSLNVFFQWSYGGNIYNANRITFEGNTNGRRNMNQFASYVNRWTPENQTNEHFRAGGEGVIGYHSSKYMEDGSYLRLKTLSLDYALPAQYLKKLFMTNLSLNVAMQNLFTWTKYTGLDPEVSTRNNILTPGYDYSAYPQARTITFGLKANF from the coding sequence ATGGAACGAAAGTGTAATTATTATTTTGCCGCACTTTTCATTGCACTGTCATGTATCGTTCTTCTGCCGGCAAGGTCAGATGCCCAGGCGCAGCCTGTGGTGACCGGCCGCGTGGTGGAAACCGGAACGAACAGCGTAATGAAAGGCGTGACGGTATCCGTTAAAAACAGTACCCGTAAAACCTATACAGGTGATGACGGCCGGTATTCCATTAATGCCGGTCCGGATGACGTACTTGTTTTCACCTTCATCAGCATGGAGCGGGTGGAGGAAAAAATTGCCGGCCGCCAGGTCGTTAATGTCACCATGGTCCCCAAGGAAGAATCCCTGGGAGAAGTGGTGGTCATCGGGTATAACACGGTAAAGCGTGGAGACCTCACGGGAGCGGTAGGTCAGGCTAACGTCAAAGACATGGCCAAAGCGCCGGTAGGTTCCTTTGCGGAAGCGCTGGCAGGTCGCGTTGCCGGGGTACAGGTATCCAGTGTTGACGGACAGCCCGGTGCGGGCGTGAACATCATCGTTCGCGGCCCGGGTTCCCTCACGCAGGACGTATCGCCATTGTACGTGATAGACGGCTTCCCGGTGGAAGACCTCGATCCGGCTACCATCAACCCGGAAGACATCGAATCGCTCACCATCCTGAAAGATGCCTCTTCCACCGCCATCTACGGTTCCCGCGCGGCCAACGGCGTGGTGCTTATCCAGACCAAAAGAGGGAAGTCCGGCAAAGCCGCCATTTCCTTCGGCGTTTCTACCGGCTTTCAGCTGGAACGCAAAAAAATGGAGCTGATGAGCCCGTATGAATACATCAGATACCAGCTGGAAAGATTTCCCACCACCGGCGAAGGTTGGAGATACCTGGCAGAAGGGAAGACCCTCGAAGATTACAGGGATGTGGAAGGAGAGGATTTCCAGGATTATGTGTTCACCAAAGGGCAGGTCAATATTTACAACCTCTCGGTCAGAGGCGGTAATGAACAGACAAGGTATTCGGTGTCCGGATCGCTGTTCGACCAAGATGGCATTATCACCAATACCGGCCTGAAAAGATACACGGCTAGGATGTCCCTCGACCATACCGTGAGCAAACGCATTAAAGTAGGCTTTACGGCCGGTTACTCGGATGTGACCACCTGGGGGCAGCAGATCAGCAGCACACCCACCAGCAGCACATCCAGCTATGTGATGTTCCGTACCTGGGCTTACCGGCCCATCGGATTCCCGGATTCGGACTTCAGCCTGATCGAAGAGCCGGCGGACGAGGCTTCCATCACTCCCAGCGATTTCCGGATCAACCCGGTGCTGGACCTGGAGAATCAGTACCAGTACAATTACAATAACCTCTTTGAAGGATTGGGCAATGTCAGCATCAATATCCTGGACGACCTGGTGCTGAAAATAAACGGCGGCATAAGGAAAAACGATTATCAGTTCGACAAGTTCTTCAACTCCAAAACCTCCAAAGGCAGTCCCAATAACCCCAACAACGCAGACGGCATCAGCGGCTCCATCCTGCACAGGAAGGCCAGCAGCTGGTCTAACGAGAACACGCTCAACTATACCAGAACATTCCGCCAGAAACATACCATCACGGCGCTGGCGTTGCTGAGCTTCCAGCAGAACAACCTGGATTCGGACGGGTTTTCATCCCGCTTGCTGCCGAATGAAAGTTTAGGCATCGCCGGGCTGAATGACGGGGTGCCTTACAACCCGGTAGCCACTACGTCTTACAATACCCGCCGCTCTTATGGCGGCAGGGTGGATTATAACTTTGATTCCCGGTACATGGTAACGCTGACGTTCCGGGCGGACGGCTCTTCCAAGTTTGCGCCCGGCAACCGCTGGGGCTATTTTCCCGGAGCAGCGGCAGCCTGGAACATGCATAACGAAAAATTCCTCAGCGGGAGCGGGGTGATCAGCACCTCCAAGCTCCGGAGCAGCTTCGGGGTGGTGGGGAACGACCGGGTAGGGGACTTCAGCTACATTTCCCAGCTGGTGACCTCAACGAACGGTTATTCCTTCAACAATGCTGCGCCGCTGCTGGCCGTTTACCAGTCCAACCTCGGTAACGAAGACCTTACCTGGGAACGCACCACATCTACCGATATCGGTTACGAGCTGGGGCTTTTCAGGAACAGGCTGGAACTGATGGTGGACCTGTACAAGCGCACGACAGACAACCTTTTGCTGAATGCGCAACTGCCGCCTACTACCGGGTTTGGTTCCGCATTCAAGAACATCGGGAAGATCGAGAACAAAGGGCTGGAGCTGACGCTGAATGCCCGCGTAGTGGAATCAAAAGCGTTCACCTGGGAAAGCAATATCAATATCACCTTCAACCGGAACAAAGTACTGGCGCTTACCGAAGGCCAGCGCTCGCTGGACAATGCCGTGGCTACGGACGTGAACTACAGTGACAACCTGTACACCTCGGAGATCGGGAAACCTTCCGGCATGATGGTCGGCTATATCTGGGAAGGCAATTACCAGTACGCCGATTTCGACAGCCCGGCCCCGGGCGTTTATGTGCTGAAGCCGGAAGTAGCAGCCAACGGCAGGCCGCGCAATACCATCCAGCCGGGAGATATCAAGTATCGCGATATCAACGGCGATGGCAACGTCAATGCAGATGACAAGACCATCATCGGACGGGGGCAGCCCATTCACACCGGCGGTTTCGTGAATAATTTCCGGTACGGGGGCTTCAGCCTGAACGTATTTTTCCAGTGGTCCTACGGCGGGAACATTTACAATGCCAACCGCATCACCTTCGAAGGCAATACCAACGGCCGCCGGAATATGAACCAGTTCGCCAGCTATGTGAACCGCTGGACGCCGGAGAACCAGACCAACGAACATTTCCGCGCAGGCGGGGAGGGCGTGATCGGGTACCATTCTTCCAAATACATGGAAGACGGTTCCTATCTGCGCCTCAAAACCCTGTCGCTCGACTATGCCCTGCCGGCACAATACCTGAAAAAGCTGTTCATGACCAACCTGTCGCTGAACGTGGCGATGCAGAATCTTTTTACATGGACGAAATATACAGGGCTTGATCCCGAAGTGTCCACCCGTAACAATATTCTTACGCCCGGTTATGATTACTCGGCTTACCCGCAGGCAAGAACCATCACATTCGGTCTGAAAGCAAATTTCTAA
- a CDS encoding RagB/SusD family nutrient uptake outer membrane protein, whose translation MKIRYFILLGCIAIVSGSCKDFLDTKPKDALFPGNYYKTAQELDYALTAVYHTLGGNGVYGNNALYLLGWSADEGFMNRSSIATGAFRLNHALGDSYVTAFWRELYNGINRANILLENVDNNTDIPEEKRRTVRGETLFLRAYYYFLLVQNYGGVPLKLASSKSAVDVHVPKSTIKEVYDQIVNDMTEAEKLVLDITSIGFGGRVSKSAVRGILMRVNLYMAGYPLKETARYDEVIRWGDSIMTDGLAGHDLNPSFPDIFITMAREQYDIKESIWEAEFFGNGTDIYEETGRNGWINGIRTTNTNTGRSDGYMSYTAKLYNIYEPGDLRKYWCIPLFNYANLPAASGTKTLIGEITSEATKYARYPGKFRREFETLIPKMPTRSPINVPLLRYTDVLLMYAEALNEKSGPVAAAVNLVNEVRRRGWSTGIKSFTITNGGSGYTSVPDVTISGGDGSDASAKAVISGGVVTGIVLDRDPSGTEFSLAGKYTSPPTVTISGGGGMGATATAEIYTPADADVKPAFTASKEAFRKFLQDERMRELNFENCRRADLVRWEIYEQVNRDMAATMSTDIPGSVFISYYSNMESPKHLLLPIPSAEMVTNNAMVQNPGW comes from the coding sequence ATGAAAATCAGATATTTCATTTTGCTGGGTTGCATAGCCATCGTATCCGGTTCCTGCAAGGACTTCCTGGATACGAAGCCCAAGGACGCCCTGTTCCCCGGCAATTACTATAAAACGGCGCAGGAGCTGGACTATGCGCTGACTGCCGTATATCACACGCTGGGCGGGAACGGCGTTTACGGCAATAACGCCCTGTATCTTCTCGGCTGGTCTGCAGACGAAGGGTTCATGAACCGCAGCTCCATCGCCACCGGCGCTTTCCGCCTGAACCATGCGTTGGGCGACTCCTATGTAACGGCCTTCTGGCGGGAACTGTACAACGGCATCAACCGGGCCAACATCCTGCTGGAGAATGTAGATAACAACACGGATATTCCGGAGGAAAAAAGAAGGACCGTGCGGGGGGAAACCCTTTTTCTCCGTGCCTACTACTACTTTTTGCTGGTGCAGAACTACGGCGGTGTACCGCTGAAGCTGGCATCCAGCAAATCCGCGGTGGATGTGCATGTTCCTAAATCTACGATAAAGGAGGTGTATGACCAGATCGTAAACGATATGACGGAAGCGGAAAAGCTGGTGCTCGATATTACCAGTATCGGATTCGGCGGCAGGGTATCCAAATCCGCAGTACGCGGGATATTGATGCGCGTCAACCTCTATATGGCCGGGTATCCGCTGAAGGAAACTGCGCGTTACGATGAGGTCATCCGGTGGGGGGACAGCATCATGACGGACGGATTGGCCGGTCATGACCTGAATCCCAGCTTCCCCGATATTTTTATCACTATGGCCCGGGAGCAATATGATATTAAAGAGAGCATCTGGGAAGCGGAATTTTTCGGGAACGGTACGGATATCTATGAGGAAACAGGCAGGAACGGCTGGATCAATGGTATCAGGACCACCAATACCAATACCGGCAGGTCTGATGGATACATGTCTTACACCGCAAAACTCTATAACATCTACGAACCGGGCGACCTGAGAAAATACTGGTGCATACCGCTGTTCAACTATGCCAACCTTCCGGCAGCCAGCGGTACCAAAACGCTGATCGGGGAAATCACCTCTGAAGCAACGAAGTACGCCAGGTATCCGGGTAAATTCCGGCGGGAATTCGAAACCCTCATTCCCAAAATGCCCACCCGCTCGCCGATCAATGTACCATTGCTCCGTTATACAGATGTATTGCTGATGTATGCGGAGGCGTTGAACGAAAAATCAGGCCCTGTGGCTGCTGCGGTGAATCTGGTGAACGAGGTGAGGCGCAGAGGCTGGTCCACCGGCATAAAAAGCTTTACGATCACGAATGGCGGCAGCGGTTATACATCCGTTCCTGACGTAACGATCAGTGGCGGTGATGGCAGCGATGCGTCCGCAAAAGCTGTGATCAGCGGCGGGGTTGTAACAGGAATTGTGCTGGACCGCGATCCTTCCGGTACGGAATTCTCCCTGGCCGGGAAATACACTTCCCCACCGACCGTTACGATCAGCGGCGGTGGAGGAATGGGTGCAACGGCTACTGCGGAGATCTACACGCCCGCAGACGCCGATGTGAAACCGGCGTTTACCGCTTCCAAAGAAGCTTTTCGCAAGTTTTTGCAGGATGAGCGGATGCGTGAGCTGAACTTCGAGAATTGCAGGAGGGCAGACCTCGTGAGATGGGAGATATATGAACAGGTAAACCGGGATATGGCTGCTACCATGTCAACAGACATCCCCGGCTCCGTCTTCATTTCCTACTATTCAAATATGGAATCTCCCAAACATTTACTACTGCCCATACCGAGTGCGGAAATGGTGACAAACAATGCCATGGTACAAAATCCGGGTTGGTAA
- a CDS encoding DUF5017 domain-containing protein, which produces MQYKFLWSICICLALGACSDKLGKLDEPVFEVTVEKASYQVDEPVVFTFKGEQDNVSFYSGEVFNEYEFRNGRVVDVSGQGATLDFFSQLSGTGTQTGQLSVWLSANYNGNGDHASVKSATWTDVTGSFTLATGTANVASGKLDISSWLSKDQPLYVGFKYITQPQAVNGLARVWWIQSFMIRSKAEGLGGNELLLTDQENAGFRTIDQYPEDAPSLTTIVPTRVTLLGNKYKDPTDSIYHPDYSIYDPENPIYDPQSPLYQPTARVPVFVPYDPASPYNDPMTETWVISKPIFEDKVDLGPDKAISIKGINTDVIDQYTYTYKTPGNYKVYFIAYNHNIDGVKTVVRQLDLTITP; this is translated from the coding sequence ATGCAATATAAATTCTTGTGGTCAATATGCATCTGCCTTGCGCTGGGCGCGTGCTCGGACAAGCTTGGGAAGCTGGATGAACCGGTGTTTGAAGTGACGGTGGAAAAGGCGTCCTACCAGGTGGATGAACCGGTAGTATTCACTTTTAAAGGGGAACAGGACAATGTTTCTTTTTATTCCGGCGAGGTCTTTAACGAATACGAGTTCAGGAACGGGCGTGTGGTGGATGTCAGCGGCCAGGGCGCTACGCTGGATTTTTTCAGCCAGCTTTCCGGTACCGGTACGCAGACCGGCCAGCTGAGCGTATGGCTGTCCGCCAACTACAACGGCAACGGGGATCATGCCAGTGTGAAGTCCGCTACCTGGACCGATGTGACCGGCAGCTTTACGCTGGCCACCGGCACGGCGAACGTCGCTTCCGGCAAGCTGGATATCAGCAGCTGGTTATCGAAGGACCAGCCGCTGTATGTCGGGTTCAAATACATCACCCAGCCGCAGGCGGTAAATGGCCTCGCCCGCGTCTGGTGGATACAAAGCTTCATGATCAGGAGCAAGGCGGAAGGCCTCGGAGGCAATGAGCTGCTGCTCACGGATCAGGAAAATGCGGGTTTCAGAACCATAGACCAATACCCGGAAGATGCGCCGTCGCTGACCACCATCGTTCCCACCCGCGTAACCCTGTTGGGGAATAAATACAAAGACCCCACAGATTCGATCTATCATCCAGACTATTCCATTTATGATCCGGAAAACCCGATCTACGACCCGCAAAGCCCCCTTTACCAGCCAACGGCAAGGGTGCCGGTGTTCGTACCGTACGATCCGGCCAGTCCGTATAACGACCCGATGACGGAAACATGGGTGATCTCCAAACCCATCTTTGAGGACAAGGTGGACCTGGGGCCGGACAAGGCCATTTCCATCAAAGGCATCAACACGGATGTGATCGATCAATATACTTATACTTATAAAACACCTGGGAATTACAAGGTTTATTTCATAGCTTATAACCATAATATAGACGGCGTAAAAACCGTCGTCCGCCAGCTGGACCTGACGATCACGCCGTGA